One Calditrichota bacterium genomic window, TTTAATTTCATAATTGCCTCTTTAATTTAAAGATTTCCTAAATCCCGTCTGTTTGAAAAGCATTACCGATCTGTTTTTGATACAATACTTCTTTTATCTCATCAAGAATGCCAACATCATCAATGGTTGAGGGGATTGAATATTCTTCACCATCAGCAATTTTACGAATTAGATGGCGCAGTATTTTTCCTGACCTTGTTTTTGGAAGGCGCTTAACAACAGCTGTTTGACGGAAGTTGGCAAAAGAACCTATTTCTTCACGGATCATTGTGATAAGCTCGCCGGAAAGAGAATGTTCATCTACTTTATATCGATCCTTAATTACAACAAAACCAGCCGGTGCCTGGCCTCGCAATTCATCGTTTATGCCCACAACCGCACATTCTGCAACTGCCGGATGGCTGGCAATATGTTCTTCCATGGCGCCAGTGGAAAGACGATGCCCGGCTACATTTATTACATCATCTGTTCTACCCATGATGAAAACAAACCCGTCTTCGTCAATATAACCGCCATCGCCGGTATGATAGTATCCAGGAAAACGTTCGAGATAAGATGCCAGAAATCTTTTTTTGTCATTCCATAAAGTCGGTAAACATCCCGGTGGTAGAGGCAGCTTTACAGCAATATTTCCTTCTGTGTTTGCTTTTACCTGTTTACCATCATCATCTAAAATCTGAACATCATATCCATAAACAGGTTTTGTGGCAGAACCCGGCTTTACATCAAACTTTTCAATTCCGATAGGATTGGCTACCATCGGCCAGCCTGATTCAGTTTGCCACCAATGATCGACGATGGGTTTATCGGGTAGCAGTTCTTTTAACCAATGATAGGTTGGAGGATCTAACCGTTCTCCGGCCAGAAACAGATATTTCAGTTTAGACAAATCATAATTTTTGCACATATTGCCAAAAGGGTCTTCCTTTTTTATAGCCCGGAAAGCGGTTGGTGCGGTAAAAAAAGTTTTTACTTTATATTCAGATAAAATTCTCCAAAAAACTCCGGCATGAGGTGTGCGAACCGGTTTTCCTTCAAACAGGATAGTTGTGGCACCGGCCAATAATGGCGCATAAACAATATAGGAATGGCCTACAACCCAGCCCACATCTGAAGCAGCCCAAAAAACATCGCCTCTTTCTATTCCATAGATTTGTTTCATACTGGCTTTTAGAGCAACTGCATGGCCGCCATTATCGCGCACAATACCTTTTGGTTTGCCGGTGGTACCTGATGTGTACAAAATATATAATGGATCGGTAGCCTCTACAGGAATGTATGCACCCGGACGGGCTTTTGTAACAAGTTCACTATAATCTAAATCACGACCGGGAATTAAATCAGCAGTAACTTGCGGGCGTTGTAAAACAATACAATGTTCAGGTTTGTGCTTGGCTTGCTCAATGGCACTGTCAATCAATGGTTTGTAAGAAATAACCCGCGTAAATTCAATACCATTACTCGCAGTTACAATTATCTTTGGTTTAGCATCGTCAATCCGAATGGCAAGTTCATTGGGAGCAAATCCACCAAAAACAACAGAGTGAACAGCGCCGATCCGTGCACAACCCAACATGCTTATTACTGCTTCCGGGATCATTGGCATGTAAATCACCACACGGTCGCCTTTGCGAACACCTAACTCCTGTAGCGCACCGCTAAATGCGGCAACTTTGTCGCGCAATTCTAAATAAGTAAATTTTTGTTTAGTCCCAGTTACGGGCGAGTCAAATATCATTGCAATATT contains:
- a CDS encoding propionyl-CoA synthetase codes for the protein MNYSDDFKKSIENPEAFWGEKAEDLFWFQKPEQVLSQDKEGFYRWFKGGVLNTSYLALDYHIEIDHGDNIAMIFDSPVTGTKQKFTYLELRDKVAAFSGALQELGVRKGDRVVIYMPMIPEAVISMLGCARIGAVHSVVFGGFAPNELAIRIDDAKPKIIVTASNGIEFTRVISYKPLIDSAIEQAKHKPEHCIVLQRPQVTADLIPGRDLDYSELVTKARPGAYIPVEATDPLYILYTSGTTGKPKGIVRDNGGHAVALKASMKQIYGIERGDVFWAASDVGWVVGHSYIVYAPLLAGATTILFEGKPVRTPHAGVFWRILSEYKVKTFFTAPTAFRAIKKEDPFGNMCKNYDLSKLKYLFLAGERLDPPTYHWLKELLPDKPIVDHWWQTESGWPMVANPIGIEKFDVKPGSATKPVYGYDVQILDDDGKQVKANTEGNIAVKLPLPPGCLPTLWNDKKRFLASYLERFPGYYHTGDGGYIDEDGFVFIMGRTDDVINVAGHRLSTGAMEEHIASHPAVAECAVVGINDELRGQAPAGFVVIKDRYKVDEHSLSGELITMIREEIGSFANFRQTAVVKRLPKTRSGKILRHLIRKIADGEEYSIPSTIDDVGILDEIKEVLYQKQIGNAFQTDGI